Proteins from a genomic interval of Drosophila willistoni isolate 14030-0811.24 chromosome 2L unlocalized genomic scaffold, UCI_dwil_1.1 Seg139, whole genome shotgun sequence:
- the LOC6638403 gene encoding putative uncharacterized protein DDB_G0277255, producing the protein VYVFEEAILKEASVFHSNRKPSIPPILISSSRERSAKRESEETETVRDIFQSPEIYRKIITIPLSTYNPAPLLHSYDDSPPQRWDHRQTNGHPGGVIIDQFRRGAKQAITIEGGTSTGDTTSIGGGGASDLRLLITANPSEIERQYDQLASHRGGGGVGGGGGGGQTPPTPTVVGKTLLNTSPNLLPITTATDTFNNLKNLVKIDKGSTPASNQGGNGGSGNYRKNSNSSNSYKSSGSGGSPAIGGVGNHSSGGSNNSLGRSSGGPQNSGGHFSTGYSKNSAKIRQHDSEVSPRPRRSYQGDSSSSRYYNKNSDLLGTGGAGGSSSSEIGGRYTTSNSNSNSIDGHHRGSRSNYHSNTDGGSNYNRSINSNFVGGGGGGSGGGGGGAGGNYHRSNRSYENGNGNGNNGQQPRYGNGNSNYNHNNNNNGGASSSSKSSYGRDGGGLGGSYTHNYRDSYEDSPTHHSRYQNNSLERNGGGGSAGGAGLGAGGGSRSGYRAGDSSERNYSTRNGNVQQGTTTSSSSSTTTTVTSNHTGSLSNSNNSGSSSGGGQQQQSGSSSISQQQQQISSNASSSSAVPKSATPPPVTGRWIPPSLRPQHGLTQSEKNDAVFRRVRGILNKLTPEKFQELSDELLKLDLNSIVILNGVILLIFDKALDEPKYSSMYAQLCKRLSEEAPSFEKEPNNSCTFLRLLIAVCRDKFNNRLKRDENDNRPPPENEADEEERRHLAKQRMLGNVKFIGELNKLDMLSKTVLHQCIMELLDKKKKRTAGAQEMCEDMECLAQLLKTCGKNLDSEQGKELMNQYFETLERRSKSTEYPPRIRFMLKDVIELRLNHWIPRKVGTTEGPVPIKQIRSDDDSIIRTPFANRNRDMRNNDRDSDSWMNRFHLNLQPGYNDMFSGLSVTGASPIVSPFATSSNRDRDNRSYNNRNDRQRDQGNGNGGGNYNNRYNKHNQNGDGGRGNGNNGGSGGGGGSSSNQRDRDDSRRNNDRDRNDGQYGGNQLLGSKELAPRFKRNLITTNQDAVENLQMRPAANSLLFRAASQNQKFPANLPISTPPNGGGSNSNNNNSSSNANNKDQGGNSSGLSNSHYPMLGTPTSHLINPIRPSSTPSAEYADNKTVQSAHLEKSGLKATSSSPNFGEKLNEPTTLDAKKAASTSGEGKDSKSGSVERPSTPVGGSTGKQQQQQKKEKGPTKEELSKRATTYFKDKFYYEEDDDEQEDEIVETVAKPVVEVPASTKDDGENGEVGEAKEDDAIVVVAAETNENNEEEVILPPLDSFSKLINGFIELKLPEKSLKDICINLLMEVLDRVNDVYLERVVRFLQTLRKQSNIKPNILVEVFKQLVNKMNEREALNPRITALVANVLARATVCEPPLLKLSDVAAYTDNGQHYPLFLLVLQHLHKSIGRDALEEKFRASKVELMNSLPEADRNKERLAEILEDRQLTFLYPLLKVQSEMMKQLQSDPNPNNFYKWIKANVDNKYYKDPNFIQSLMTVVVKYVTKETTLAPHLDPKENPEKAVTQKEQALLETYSQMLQTFLGQNELQLIALYALQSFCYTENFPKGMLCRWFKYLYDSEIIEEEAFVFWKEEISDKYPGKGSALFQVNAWLTWLQEAESEDDDD; encoded by the exons GTATACGTTTTTGAGGAGGCAATTTTGAAGGAAGCTAGTGTATTCCATTCAAATCGTAAACCATCTATCCCCCCCATCCTCATCTCATCTTCTCGAGAGCGCTCAGCCaaaagagagagtgaggagACGGAGACAGTGAGAGACATTTTTCAGTCCCCCGagatatatagaaaaattatcaCCATTCCTCTATCAACGTACAACCCGGCTCCCCTTTTACATTCTTACGACGACAGTCCGCCGCAACGTTGGGATCATCGTCAGACCAACGGGCATCCGGGAGGCGTCATCATAGATCAGTTCCGTAGGGGCGCCAAGCAAGCGATCACCATTGAGGGAGGCACCAGTACCGGTGATACGACGAGCATTGGCGGCGGCGGCGCTAGCGATTTACGACTGCTAATAACGGCCAATCCAAGCGAGATCGAGCGCCAATACGATCAGCTCGCGTCGCATCGAGGCGGTGGCGGAGTCggaggcggcggcggtggcggccAAACCCCACCGACACCTACGGTCGTCGGGAAGACCCTATTGAATACCAGTCCAAATCTTCTACCGATAACCACAGCCACCGATACGTTCAATAACCTCAAGAATTTGGTGAAAATCGACAAGGGCTCAACACCCGCATCGAATCAAGGCGgcaacggcggcagcggtAATTATCGCAAAAATTCAAATAGCTCCAATAGCTATAAATCATCTGGATCGGGTGGATCACCAGCCATTGGAGGTGTTGGTAATCAtagcagcggcggcagcaatAATAGCTTAGGTCGTTCATCTGGTGGCCCCCAAAATTCTGGCGGACACTTTTCCACTGGCTATAGCAAGAACTCCGCCAAAATTCGTCAACACGATAGTGAGGTGAGCCCAAGACCTCGACGATCTTACCAGGGTGACTCGTCGTCGTCGCGTTACTATAACAAAAATAGTGACTTATTGGGTACAGGAGGTGcaggcggcagcagcagctcggAAATTGGTGGTAGATATACTACAAGCAATAGCAATTCCAATTCCATTGACGGTCATCACCGTGGTAGTCGAAGCAACTATCACTCAAATACCGATGGCGGCAGCAACTATAATCGTTCAATAAACTCGAACTTTgttggaggaggaggaggaggtagtggcggtggaggaggaggagctgGTGGCAATTATCACCGCTCCAATCGTAGCTACGAGAACGGTAACGGCAATGGAAACAACGGACAACAGCCACGTtacggcaacggcaacagcaactataatcacaacaacaacaacaacggagGAGCTTCCTCATCCAGTAAATCATCTTATGGACGTGATGGCGGTGGTTTAGGTGGTAGCTATACGCACAACTATCGCGACAGCTACGAGGATTCACCCACACATCATTCACGCTATCAAAACAATAGTCTCGAGCGTAACGGAGGAGGTGGATCCGCAGGAGGTGCGGGATTGGGCGCTGGAGGAGGATCTCGTTCGGGCTATCGTGCCGGTGATTCGTCGGAACGCAATTACAGCACACGTAACGGCAATGTCCAACAaggaacaacaacatcatcatcatcatcgacgacgacgacagtGACCTCAAATCACACCGGGTCACTAAGCAACTCCAACAATTCGGGATCTTCAAGTGGTGGTGGTCAGCAACAGCAGTCAGGATCATCATCGATTagccaacaacagcagcagataTCTTCTAATGCTTCTTCTTCATCGGCTGTTCCCAAGTCAGCCACTCCACCACCGGTGACTGGACGCTGGATACCACCATCGTTGCGCCCGCAGCATGGTTTAACGCAAAGCGAAAAGAATGATGCCGTCTTTCGTCGTGTTAGGGGCATATTAAATAAGTTAACCCCAGAAAAATTCCAAGAGCTAAGCGATGAGCTGTTAAAGCTCGATCTCAATTCGATTGTCATACTGAACGGTGTCATTCTGCTGATTTTCGACAAGGCATTGGATGAGCCCAAGTATTCGTCTATGTATGCACAGCTGTGCAAGCGTCTTTCCGAGGAAGCGCCATCATTCGAAAAGGAACCAAACAATTCTTGCACATTTTTGCGTCTATTGATCGCCGTTTGTCGCGACAAGTTTAACAATCGTTTGAAACGCGACGAGAACGACAATCGTCCGCCGCCCGAGAATGAGGCCGACGAAGAGGAGCGCCGCCATTTGGCCAAGCAACGGATGCTCGGCAATGTCAAGTTCATTGGGGAGCTCAACAAGCTCGATATGCTGTCGAAGACCGTGTTGCATCAGTGCATCATGGAGCTATTggacaagaagaagaaacgtACGGCCGGTGCGCAGGAGATGTGCGAGGACATGGAATGCCTGGCTCAATTGCTCAAGACTTGCGGCAAGAATCTGGATTCAGAACAGGGCAAAGAGCTGATGAACCAGTACTTTGAGACGCTTGAGCGTCGTTCAAAGTCAACTGAATATCCACCGCGTATACGGTTCATGCTAAAGGATGTTATCGAGCTCCGCTTGAATCATTGGATACCACGCAAAGTGGGCACCACTGAAGGACCAGTGCCCATTAAGCAAATACGCTCCGATGATGATTCGATCATAAGGACACCGTTTGCCAATCGTAATCGGGATATGAGAAATAACGATCGTGACTCCGATAGCTGGATGAATCGATTCCATTTGAATCTACAGCCAGGCTACAATGATATGTTCAGTGGTCTGAGTGTTACCGGAGCTTCACCTATTGTCTCACC ATTTGCCACCAGCTCGAATCGGGATCGGGACAATCGCTCGTACAACAATCGCAATGATCGTCAACGTGATcaaggcaatggcaatggcggAGGCAATTATAATAATCGCTACAACAAGCACAATCAGAATGGAGATGGAGGACGAGGTAATGGTAATAATGGAGGAAGTGGAGGAGGCGGCGGCTCTTCATCAAATCAAAGAGATCGCGATGATTCGCGTCGCAATAACGATCGCGATCGCAACGATGGGCAATATGGTGGTAATCAGCTGCTGGGCAGTAAGGAGTTAGCACCGCGATTCAAGCGCAATTTGATCACCACAAATCAGGATGCAGTGGAGAATTTGCAAATGCGCCCGGCGGCCAACTCCTTGCTCTTCCGAGCGGCATCGCAAAATCAAAAATTCCCAGCAAACTTGCCTATATCGACACCACCAAATGGTggcggcagcaacagcaacaacaacaactcgaGCAGCAATGCAAATAACAAGGATCAAGGCGGTAACAGCTCGGGATTGTCCAATTCACATTATCCAATGTTGGGCACTCCCACATCTCATCTCATAAATCCCATACGGCCATCATCAACACCATCGGCCGAATATGCTGACAACAAGACTGTGCAATCAGCTCATCTGGAGAAGAGTGGCCTTAAAGCCACCTCATCCTCGCCGAATTTCGGTGAGAAGCTGAATGAGCCCACCACTCTGGATGCCAAAAAGGCTGCATCAACTAGTGGCGAGGGCAAAGATAGCAAGAGTGGCTCTGTGGAGCGACCCTCTACACCAGTTGGTGGTTCCACTGgcaagcaacagcagcaacagaaaaaGGAGAAAGGTCCCACTAAGGAAGAGTTGTCTAAGAGGGCTACAACTTACTTCAAAGACAAGTTTTACTATGAggaagatgatgatgagcaGGAGGATGAGATTGTTGAGACGGTTGCAAAACCAGTTGTAGAAGTTCCAGCAAGCACCAAAGATGATGGTGAAAACGGAGAAGTTGGAGAAGCAAAAGAAGATGacgctattgttgttgttgcagctgAAACAAATGAGAATAACGAGGAGGAGGTGATCTTGCCTCCATTAGATAGTTTCAGCAAACTTATCAATGGTTTCATTGAACTGAAACTTCCAGAGAAATCACTGAAGGATATCTGCATCAATTTGCTAATGGAAGTGTTGGACCGTGTGAACGATGTCTACCTGGAACGCGTCGTGCGTTTCTTGCAGACATTGCGCAAACAGTCCAACATTAAACCCAATATCCTTGTCGAAGTCTTCAAGCAGCTGGTGAACAAAATGAACGAACGGGAGGCTCTTAATCCGCGCATAACCGCTTTGGTGGCCAATGTCTTGGCTCGGGCCACCGTATGCGAGCCGCCGCTTCTGAAGCTAAGCGATGTGGCCGCCTACACGGATAATGGTCAGCACTATCCGCTTTTCCTGCTTGTGCTACAACATCTGCACAAATCCATCGGGCGTGATGCTCTCGAGGAGAAGTTCCGGGCCAGTAAGGTAGAACTGATGAATAGTTTGCCCGAAGCGGATCGCAATAAGGAACGTTTGGCTGAAATACTTGAAGATCGTCAGCTGACATTCCTCTACCCACTTCTGAAGGTTCAATCTGAGATGATGAAGCAACTTCAGTCCGATCCTAATCCAAATAATTTCTACAAATGGATTAAGGCCAATGTGGATAATAAATACTACAAAGATCCCAACTTCATTCAGTCTCTGATGACCGTGGTAGTTAAATATGTGACCAAAGAGACTACCTTGGCTCCCCATCTAGATCCCAAGGAGAATCCCGAGAAAGCAGTTACCCAAAAAGAGCAGGCACTATTGGAGACATACAGCCAAATGCTTCAGACCTTCCTGGGACAGAATGAATTGCAATTGATAGCACTTTATGCCCTTCAATCGTTCTGCTATACCGAGAACTTCCCCAAAG GTATGCTCTGCCGTTGGTTCAAATATCTATATGATTCTGAAATTATTGAGGAGGAGGCTTTCGTCTTTTGGAAGGAGGAGATATCCGACAAGTATCCAGGCAAGGGATCTGCTTTATTCCAAGTTAATGCCTGGTTAACCTGGCTCCAAGAAGCAGAATCCGAGGACGATGATGATTAA
- the LOC6638190 gene encoding uncharacterized protein LOC6638190: METMTKMESLKDQQEGGGDVSKLDSFSPFTSHTANLEAGQTNFTLRVLKMNGSTMLFLNAKDMEILDELAVAMPSRNPGQSQAVSSTIIGGHGQTDSSVLAAKLSRRYNRQFYVSLNLKLDRLVGPLFEKALITYINDHLEKFA; the protein is encoded by the coding sequence ATGGAAACTATGACCAAAATGGAATCCCTAAAAGACCAACAAGAAGGAGGTGGAGATGTATCAAAATTGGATTCTTTCTCCCCGTTCACCTCCCACACAGCCAATCTGGAAGCTGGACAAACGAACTTCACTTTGCGTGTCCTCAAAATGAATGGCAGCACTATGTTATTCTTGAATGCCAAGGATATGGAGATTTTAGATGAACTGGCCGTGGCCATGCCATCACGCAATCCCGGACAAAGTCAAGCCGTATCCTCCACCATCATTGGTGGCCATGGTCAGACAGATTCTTCGGTATTGGCCGCCAAACTAAGTAGACGCTATAATCGCCAATTTTATGTGAGTCTTAATCTAAAATTGGATCGCCTTGTCGGACCGCTGTTTGAGAAAGCCCTCATCACCTACATAAATGATCATTTGGAGAAATTCGCCTAG
- the LOC6638189 gene encoding zinc finger protein GLIS2 homolog, with product MDIVVQKSMSIFNSYEPPVGYYTPYNTPPYITPYTESSWLTEQQQQQQQQHQQMQHIRFPTPPITPPRPVLFDGNSPTANLRTQSVIMKVQSPSISISPEEDSNSNSSSSECSDFICNWLECGRIFETLEALAQHVTQRHAIASLSDGLYYCRWQGCQRSERGFNARYKMLVHTRTHTKEKPHRCHLCEKSFSRAENLKIHIRSHSGEKPYKCNFEGCQKAYSNSSDRFKHTRTHSMEKPYMCKVIGCQKRYTDPSSLRKHVKTFKHSIQLIASQPLSLPNHQAIVTSPSPLEASEATYTCLLPPALSVESSSSSYMDATQSSPDVPSDYSLKHKPTTEFTSSYYLQSEDYYMHMDGETPLDLSMHRS from the exons ATGGATATTGTAGTACAAAAGTCAATGTCAATCTTCAACAGCTACGAGCCACCGGTGGGCTACTACACACCATATAATACACCGCCATATATAACACCCTATACGGAAAGCAGCTGGCTAAcggagcagcaacagcagcagcagcaacaacaccagcagATGCAGCACATTAGATTTCCCACACCACCAATAACACCGCCACGTCCGGTTCTCTTCGATGGTAACTCACCCACAGCGAATCTACGCACACAATCGGTCATTATGAAGGTGCAGAGTCCCAGCATAAGCATCAGTCCGGAGGAGGATAGCAAtagcaatagcagcagcagtgaATGCAGTGATTTCATATGCAATTGGCTGGAATGTGGACGAATCTTTGAGACACTTGAGGCGCTGGCTCAACATGTCACCCAGAGGCATGCCATAGCCTCGCTCAGTGATGGTCTCTACTATTGCCGCTGGCAAGGTTGCCAGCGTAGCGAACGGGGATTCAATGCCCGCTACAAGATGCTAGTACACACTCGTACCCATACCAAGGAGAAGCCACATCGGTGTCATCTATGTGAGAAATCATTCTCACGGGCGGAAAACCTCAAAATTCACATAAGATCGCATTCGGGTGAAAAGCCCTATAAATGCAATTTTGAGGGCTGCCAAAAGGCCTACTCCAATTCATCTGATCGCTTCAAACACACTCGCACCCACTCCATGGAG aAACCTTATATGTGCAAAGTAATTGGCTGCCAAAAACGTTATACAGATCCCTCATCATTGCGCAAACATGTGAAGACATTTAAGCATAGTATTCAATTGATTGCCAGTCAACCCTTGTCTTTGCCCAATCATCAGGCCATAGTCACCTCTCCGTCACCACTGGAGGCTAGCGAAGCCACCTACACCTGCCTCTTGCCCCCAGCACTGAGCGTTgaatcctcatcatcatcgtacATGGATGCCACACAATCTAGTCCCGATGTGCCCAGCGATTATTCGTTAAAACATAAACCAACTACGGAATTCACATCCAGCTATTATCTACAAAGTGAGGACTACTATATGCATATGGATGGGGAAACGCCATTGGATCTAAGCATGCACAGAAGTTGA
- the LOC6638188 gene encoding uncharacterized protein LOC6638188: protein MPCESCGVEFTVFRRKRACFDCRRYYCGNCIAARRCQRCAIFAQRPLLRTDLLKLKPKDLIFYLQSKHISTEGCLEKEELVGLVLAHVAQVDRSGGAASANNPQSPGRGQHNPIDSLKQSCQNFFTNLSDNISESLASFDAKSNAKPPENPGPGGPGGQPSHIFEQPRVSTREIPTYASSVNDSQRWAQQQQPQQQHQQQPVSVHVSANGSSSQSSNSNTTATSTQEAAEPAARAVSNASQPEEDDCECSDDEIIATFSSLKTDPKPTPPATQSSSNGLVPDPSPGYSKQGSTSSKVDACGADMSSQSSFEELGAIGGISDESKAATDTNSSHLDQWQVVEQSIPQETPTPSATEEILEVTMRQRGTEEGESTPSLNIEQRTVNPPMAPQRSKKVTRRRSDGYLNRRHHSSDDESPVAVSGAPALSLGLSTLSEQPEPSGGHTHRQSCQRCGKNKTNIRRHVERMRRHLENSQMSEEDIKQELQEFLTYLEQRTKSVDGSESGSHAVSPSSGEMAAGGRSSGMPITPTIEFSPTQDDHDTHWDDDEGIHVYAAPSDFEPAACIDQRFVNLEDFEDLKDLENLTVKQLKEVLMLHRVDYKGCCEKQELLDRVVRLWKTMRSTPAVEKLPTDELCKICMDAPIECVFLECGHMATCTSCGKVLNECPICRQYIVRVVRFFRA from the exons ATGCCCTGCGAGAGCTGTGGCGTGGAATTCACAGTATTTCGTCGCAAGCGTGCTTGCTTCGATTGTAG ACGCTATTATTGTGGTAACTGTATAGCAGCCAGACGATGTCAGCGATGTGCAATATTTGCCCAAAGGCCACTCCTACGTACAGACCTATTGAAGCTGAAACCCAAGGatctaatattttatttgcaatcTAAGCACATTTCCACTGAAGGCTGTTTGG AAAAAGAGGAACTGGTGGGCCTGGTTCTGGCGCATGTGGCTCAAGTGGATAGGAGTGGCGGTGCCGCATCGGCAAATAATCCCCAGAGTCCTGGTCGTGGACAACATAATCCCATTGACAGCCTGAAACAATCGTGCCAAAATTTCTTTACTAATCTAAGTGACAACATAAGCGAATCGCTTGCTTCATTCGATGCCAAGTCAAATGCAAAGCCTCCAGAGAATCCTGGACCAGGAGGCCCCGGTGGCCAGCCATCACATATATTCGAACAGCCCCGTGTGTCCACACGGGAGATTCCAACGTATGCCAGTTCGGTGAATGATTCCCAAAGATGGgcccaacaacagcaaccacaacagcagcaccagcagcagccagTCTCTGTTCATGTCAGTGCCAATGGGAGCAGCAGCCAAAGTAGTAATAGTAATACTACAGCCACATCCACTCAGGAAGCAGCAGAGCCAGCAGCAAGAGCGGTATCCAATGCAAGCCAACCTGAAGAAGATGATTGTGAATGCTCGGATGATGAAATTATAGCCACATTCAGTTCACTAAAAACCGATCCCAAGCCAACGCCGCCAGCAACGCAATCGAGTTCAAATGGTCTGGTACCAGATCCGAGTCCTGGCTACTCCAAGCAGGGATCAACAAGCTCCAAAGTGGATGCCTGCGGAGCTGACATGTCTTCACAGTCCAGTTTTGAGGAACTTGGAGCAATTGGCGGCATATCCGATGAGAGTAAGGCTGCCACAGACACAAATAGCTCACATTTGGATCAATGGCAAGTGGTGGAACAATCCATACCCCAAGAGACGCCAACACCCAGTGCCACCGAGGAGATTCTTGAGGTGACCATGCGTCAGCGGGGTACTGAAGAGGGCGAATCCACGCCCAGTCTGAATATAGAACAGCGAACTGTGAATCCGCCAATGGCACCGCAACGTTCCAAGAAGGTAACACGACGGCGCTCAGATGGGTATTTAAATCGTCGACATCATTCCAGTGATGATGAATCCCCCGTGGCTGTCAGTGGCGCCCCGGCCCTCAGTTTGGGACTGTCCACACTTAGTGAACAACCCGAGCCGAGTGGCGGCCACACCCATCGTCAGTCATGCCAACGTTGtgggaaaaataaaaccaacatACGCCGACATGTCGAACGTATGCGTCGTCATCTGGAGAATTCCCAAATGTCCGAGGAGGACATTAAGCAGGAATTACAAGAATTCCTCACGTACCTTGAACAGCGTACCAAATCGGTGGATGGCTCTGAATCGGGTAGTCATGCTGTCTCTCCCTCGAGTGGTGAAATGGCCGCTGGCGGTAGATCCTCTGGCATGCCCATTACCCCAACGATAGAGTTCTCACCCACACAAGATGATCACGATACCCATTGGGACGATGATGAGGGCATACATGTGTATGCGGCGCCCTCAGATTTTGAGCCGGCGGCCTGCATTGATCAGCGGTTTGTCAATCTGGAAGATTTTGAAGATTT AAAAGACTTGGAGAACTTAACGGTGAAACAATTGAAGGAGGTCCTGATGTTGCATCGTGTTGACTATAAAGGTTGCTGTGAGAAACAAGAGCTGCTGGATCGTGTCGTCAGACTCTGGAAGACTATGCGTTCGACTCCAG CTGTGGAGAAACTGCCTACGGATGAGCTTTGCAAAATCTGCATGGATGCCCCCATTGAGTGTGTATTCCTGGAGTGCGGTCATATGGCTACATGCACCAGTTGTGGCAAAGTTTTGAACGAGTGCCCCATTTGCAGACAATATATTGTACGAGTTGTTAGATTCTTTAGAGCATAA
- the LOC6638187 gene encoding DCN1-like protein 3 isoform X1 — translation MGNCLKCFQSSAEPTLPTTSASPNSAVNNIHSQNHSLDNCYETVVGHHHHLHHNNHQQHPNANERCARETDELLSSRTPLKPAKANNCDTKRNSFKSLGLLNGSAPTMSDIITTAVKESLEVSHQTLNKLFEIYKDPDDDELILTDGIERLCNDLNYQPDDFAILVLAWCLDASQMYRFTKTEFIDGLHKMRADNIANIRLRLEQTIEMLKVDAEMFKQLYRFTFRFGLEPDQRVLPLEMAIDLWKLVFTVQTPDLFTNWINFLEKHPNIRRIPKDTWNMYLNFTEQCDIENYDDTEAWPSLFDDFVDYEKTRALELTLSGIHHHHEQHQQQQQQQNHHHQYHHDDDNNNDDPLMQSHVKDGLAGGDLRHHVS, via the exons ATGGGCAATTGCCTGAAATGCTTCCAATCTTCTGCCGAACCAACGTTGCCAACAACCTCAGCGTCTCCAAATTCAGCAGTGAACAATATTCACAGCCAAAACCACAGTCTGGACAATTGCTACGAAACCGTGGTcggacatcatcatcatcttcatcataaTAATCATCAACAACATCCCAATGCCAACGAGCGTTGTGCCCGTG AAACGGATGAACTGCTCTCTAGCCGAACTCCACTCAAGccagcaaaagcaaataatTGTGATACTAAGCGTAATAGTTTTAAGTCTCTAGGTTTGCTTAATGGAAGTGCACCAACCATGAGCGACATCATCACAACTG CAGTTAAGGAATCATTGGAGGTGTCACATCAGACGCTGAATAAACTTTTCGAAATCTATAAGGATCCAGATGATGATGAACTGATACTAACCGATGGCATTGAACGTTTGTGCAATGATCTTAACTATCAGCCGGATGACTTTGCAATACTCGTCCTAGCCTGGTGCCTGGATGCCTCACAAATGTACCGTTTCACAAAAACGGAATTCATTGATGGCCTGCACAAGATGCGGGCGGATAACATAGCCAACATACGTTTACGATTAGAGCAAACAATTGAGATGCTCAAAGTAGATGCGGAGATGTTTAAGCAATTATATCGGTTCACCTTTCG cTTTGGCCTGGAGCCGGATCAGCGGGTTTTGCCGCTGGAAATGGCCATTGATTTATGGAAACTTGTGTTCACTGTACAAACACCTGATCTCTTTACCAACTGGATAAACTTCCTGGAAAAACATCCGAATATACGCCGCATACCGAAGGATACATGGAACATGTACCTCAATTTTACGGAACAATGTGAtatagaaaattatgacgATACGGAAGCGTGGCCCAGTCTTTTCGATGATTTTGTCGATTATGAGAAGACACGTGCGCTGGAATTAACGCTATCCGgtattcatcatcatcatgaacaacatcagcaacagcagcagcagcagaaccATCACCATCAATACCATCACGATGATGACAATAACAATGATGATCCACTGATGCAGAGTCATGTCAAGGATGGTTTGGCTGGCGGCGATTTGCGTCATCATGTGTCGTAG
- the LOC6638187 gene encoding DCN1-like protein 3 isoform X2, translating to MGNCLKCFQSSAEPTLPTTSASPNSAVNNIHSQNHSLDNCYETVVGHHHHLHHNNHQQHPNANERCARETDELLSSRTPLKPAKANNCDTKRNSFKSLGLLNGSAPTMSDIITTVKESLEVSHQTLNKLFEIYKDPDDDELILTDGIERLCNDLNYQPDDFAILVLAWCLDASQMYRFTKTEFIDGLHKMRADNIANIRLRLEQTIEMLKVDAEMFKQLYRFTFRFGLEPDQRVLPLEMAIDLWKLVFTVQTPDLFTNWINFLEKHPNIRRIPKDTWNMYLNFTEQCDIENYDDTEAWPSLFDDFVDYEKTRALELTLSGIHHHHEQHQQQQQQQNHHHQYHHDDDNNNDDPLMQSHVKDGLAGGDLRHHVS from the exons ATGGGCAATTGCCTGAAATGCTTCCAATCTTCTGCCGAACCAACGTTGCCAACAACCTCAGCGTCTCCAAATTCAGCAGTGAACAATATTCACAGCCAAAACCACAGTCTGGACAATTGCTACGAAACCGTGGTcggacatcatcatcatcttcatcataaTAATCATCAACAACATCCCAATGCCAACGAGCGTTGTGCCCGTG AAACGGATGAACTGCTCTCTAGCCGAACTCCACTCAAGccagcaaaagcaaataatTGTGATACTAAGCGTAATAGTTTTAAGTCTCTAGGTTTGCTTAATGGAAGTGCACCAACCATGAGCGACATCATCACAACTG TTAAGGAATCATTGGAGGTGTCACATCAGACGCTGAATAAACTTTTCGAAATCTATAAGGATCCAGATGATGATGAACTGATACTAACCGATGGCATTGAACGTTTGTGCAATGATCTTAACTATCAGCCGGATGACTTTGCAATACTCGTCCTAGCCTGGTGCCTGGATGCCTCACAAATGTACCGTTTCACAAAAACGGAATTCATTGATGGCCTGCACAAGATGCGGGCGGATAACATAGCCAACATACGTTTACGATTAGAGCAAACAATTGAGATGCTCAAAGTAGATGCGGAGATGTTTAAGCAATTATATCGGTTCACCTTTCG cTTTGGCCTGGAGCCGGATCAGCGGGTTTTGCCGCTGGAAATGGCCATTGATTTATGGAAACTTGTGTTCACTGTACAAACACCTGATCTCTTTACCAACTGGATAAACTTCCTGGAAAAACATCCGAATATACGCCGCATACCGAAGGATACATGGAACATGTACCTCAATTTTACGGAACAATGTGAtatagaaaattatgacgATACGGAAGCGTGGCCCAGTCTTTTCGATGATTTTGTCGATTATGAGAAGACACGTGCGCTGGAATTAACGCTATCCGgtattcatcatcatcatgaacaacatcagcaacagcagcagcagcagaaccATCACCATCAATACCATCACGATGATGACAATAACAATGATGATCCACTGATGCAGAGTCATGTCAAGGATGGTTTGGCTGGCGGCGATTTGCGTCATCATGTGTCGTAG